In Sphaerodactylus townsendi isolate TG3544 linkage group LG13, MPM_Stown_v2.3, whole genome shotgun sequence, one DNA window encodes the following:
- the GPR174 gene encoding probable G-protein coupled receptor 174, with translation MATNVSGCNEQNDFSKRFYAIVYTIILIPGLIGNILALWVFYGYMKETKRAVIFMINLAIADLAQVLSLPLRIFYYLSESWHFGNGVCMFCFYLKYVNMYASIYFLVCISVRRFLFLMYPFKFNNCKRIYDVYISVAGWIVVCAGCLPFPLLRLTSNGTQNSDKCFADLPVMAVDSTVSIAMMALGELFGFVTPLLIILYCTWKTALSLRENNSVSQDRGEKKKALKMILTCAVVFLICFAPYHISFPLDFFVKAKRIEDCQARKVILIFHTMALSIASLNSCLDPVIYYFTTDEFRRRLSGQDLQDSIQLHNAHYGKTNGPTQNSATA, from the coding sequence ATGGCAACCAACGTCTCGGGCTGCAACGAGCAGAATGACTTTTCCAAGCGCTTCTACGCCATCGTGTACACGATCATCTTGATCCCTGGACTGATAGGGAACATTTTGGCCCTCTGGGTGTTTTATGGGTACATGAAAGAAACGAAGCGGGCAGTCATTTTTATGATCAACCTCGCCATTGCAGATTTGGCGCAAGTATTGTCCTTGCCCTTGCGAATTTTCTATTACCTGTCAGAAAGCTGGCATTTTGGAAACGGAGTCTGCATGTTTTGCTTCTACCTTAAATACGTCAACATGTACGCCAGCATCTACTTCTTAGTGTGCATCAGCGTGAGGCGTTTTTTGTTCCTCATGTACCCCTTTAAGTTCAACAACTGCAAGCGCATCTACGACGTGTACATCAGCGTCGCCGGGTGGATCGTCGTCTGTGCGGGGTGCTTGCCTTTCCCCCTTCTACGACTGACATCTAACGGGACGCAGAACAGCGACAAATGCTTTGCGGATCTTCCCGTCATGGCCGTCGATAGCACCGTCAGCATCGCCATGATGGCCCTCGGCGAACTGTTTGGGTTTGTGACCCCTTTGCTGATCATTCTGTACTGTACGTGGAAGACGGCTTTATCTCTAAGAGAAAACAATTCCGTTTCCCAAGACCGTGGCGAGAAAAAGAAAGCGCTGAAGATGATCTTAACTTGCGCTGTGGTGTTTCTGATTTGCTTCGCCCCTTACCACATCAGCTTCCCTTTGGACTTCTTTGTGAAAGCCAAAAGAATCGAAGACTGCCAGGCTCGAAAGGTGATTTTGATCTTCCACACCATGGCCTTGAGTATCGCCAGTCTGAATTCTTGCCTGGATCCGGTCATTTATTACTTTACGACCGATGAGTTTCGAAGAAGACTTTCAGGGCAAGACTTGCAAGACAGCATCCAGCTCCATAACGCACACTATGGGAAAACTAACGGCCCTACACAGAACAGTGCGACAGCATGA